The Salvia splendens isolate huo1 chromosome 20, SspV2, whole genome shotgun sequence nucleotide sequence gttggccagaaagtactactcttcctgtcaagattgaagctaatgcctgggaagctcaagaCAAAGTGGACAGGACCCTATCTCATAACcacactccgttctaatggagcattggagatttcagggagtattcctaactctgaacccttTATTGTAAATGGACATATGctgaaggtgtttagggataatagtgatgtgggtgTAGTGGAAGGGAATCCACTACAACCACATACTAAGGTTGcgtactgaccagtaggataggaatttggagttccactggCCTAGTTTCCTTTAAGCGAAGTTTGCATAtgctggccaagtagaattccaaattacctagagtaaaatgtaaatattgtaaatacgtggtAGTTAATAGTTAGATTTCTGTTtgcaattaaaaaattaaaatccaaaaatatttttcggaccttaagtattaatttggagtacgtactgaccacaaGAATAACAATTCGGTGAATCTCCCAATTGTATTTAAGTGTCCTCTTTACTTTGTTTCCATACTGGGAAAATATGGTGGGGAAATTGTTAAGAGGGACAGTTGAAAAGGATAGggtgaaatttgaatttgtgttTGGCGCAACTTTTACAGAAAGGACATGCGACGTCCAATCAGAAGGCAGCGCTCCCAACCGCCTCCCACACGAAGAGGCGTGACCTGGAGACCGCCTATAGCCGGTTACAAACCCTCAACTACTTCATTCCACTCTAATAAGCCAACCGTCCATTCCCCTTCACTTCACAAACCCTTGCCTCCATTCACTCTTCCAAATTTCCACCGTTCCTCCCGAGATTCAACACCCACACTACCACCAAAATTCACCGATTCAAACCATGGGGAAAAAGAAAATGGCAAGAAAACAAACTGCTGAGAAACCCCCTTCAACCCGCCGGGATGAAACCCCAGAATTCCAACCGCCAACGGAGGAGCGGCCGCCGAACCCGCAACCACAAGAGCCGATTCCTCAGGCTCCAGTAATGGTTTCCTTGAATGCACTAGCGGCGTTCCTCAGACAGCAGGACCCGAACAAAGATTGGGCGGCTGCGTTGGCGGGTTTTAGCCAAGTCAGAGGTGAATCGAGCACAACCGGAGAAACCCCGATAATACCTACCCTAGAAACAAATGTTCCACCCACAGTGCACCTACCGACTTCCATTCCGACTTCCTTAACAATCCCACCAGAAAAGAAATCTCCCTCGATGATCGCACCATCAGAATCCTCAAAACCCTCCCCGACTTACCTATTATGACTCTGACCTAGGGGAAGGCGAAGGGAAAGCAAGCGAGGAGCAGAAGAGCcgggaggaagaagatgaatcgGAGAGAACACCGGTAGCAGAACCCGTTCCCAAGAAATGGAAAGGGATAGATCTGAATGAAACATCCAGAAAGCAAGGCCTTATGactgatgaggagtttgaggcgCTTTTCAATGAGGTGACCAGGATGGAAGATGGCACTGccaagatggctgagggtctggacctcgcatcggaGGCAGCAGGAGAGGGTGAAGAAACTCGCACAAGGAACGACCCAGAAGGCCTAGCCCACCAGCCAGTAGACGAGGTGGAAGAGAGGCAGACCAGAGAAGAGGAGCCAGAGCCAGTGGCTCCTCCAGTGTCGAAACCGAAGGCAGGTAAAAGGAAATTGGTGTTGAATAGCGATCCTAAGGCAGAACGGCCGCAGCCGAAGAGAGTGTCGCAGAGATGCCTAGGGAAATGGACATCCAGCAAAGCGAAAGCAAACACAGCAGCGGATGCAGTGGAGGTTTCAAGTGAAGAAGAAATGACTACTCCTACAAAACTTGGGGAGGAATCCTTATCAGAGGAATCCTTACTAGCTACTAACTTGGAAGATGCTTCGACGGCAACCGAAGTGGTCACCCCCACGCCGAGTGACCAGAGAGAGGAGACTGAtaagatggctgagggtctggacctcgcatctgaGTCAGTAGGTCACGACGAGCCAAGAGATGACAGTATCCATATCCACGTGGAGACCCAGCCTACTGCCCAGGACAAGCCTTCAACAGAAACAGAGAAGAGACcagatgtcacgaccgcccaaactaggggtactacaaacgaggcgatcgtgaccacgggataacattaaagacaacatttaaggataacattttatatgaaaacttaattagcttaaaggaataatattttagttcattaaaagtttagacaacaaatttttttgtttaaagaaacttaatgttataaagttattattaattagcaatgACTTATGGCAaatgatttttcaaaagaagcagcggagaaaaataaatattaaaatccaattaacttccaaaagaaaacatttggtttagttcacgaaaaaccatttcagagtaacagggtaaacatcagattaacgcctaacacaatcaaacatgctcaatcacagtacgaaacagaataaagtcttgaggcatagttcaaaaatagcagcggaaataaggtttaaagagagtcaaggatgacgtctatgtatgaagacacaacgcatccaaagttcctaggccaactcaacatccaccgcaacatcccgctcaacctgcacatagggaaaaacatatgcagggctgagtagttgttgtactcaatgggctcatgccgaaaacatttatacagttatgtcatccataccactgatctcgagttttatacgtagtaaagaaatatcctcgagaacacaaaaacgtttcatagaatggccagtcaaataatctccccattttctcaacaatccatcaatcacaatcatcaatccacagtgcgacgaaagtgtggccacactattcgcccacgagaccggacgactagcaaggacggctcacgatctcaccagtgtacacagcctgatagggtttgcggccatactcacacccgaattcatttcacaacacagccgtatagcctaacggagtaaactcagacgaactaggcatcaggcacacaatctaaatcaaaacaatccatgacatgacataacaagttaaaccacccttataacaccatcatattttcggaaaataaaaagatttgtaaagaaagcccacctcgttggtttaatcaattcaatatccacttaaggcaaccctcgttccttgtgctcacgtacacacaataacccttgccaatcatcacaacacaaatcagccttccataaattcacattaccatgcatgtcctatcattccttttatcattcccttaatttacccatccaaacattcatcaacctaaggaacaacatgccataatatttctcaacgtgtcacacataatcacgtcacatgataccttcccaaatcatacacgcatcatataattcatcaaaacttggcaacaagtgatatttccacataacaacaaatctggcagaactgcgcggtttgtttgtaaaaatcaccaaaaaatctatccgacctcatatgaaactaaaatttggtcacaacacagtagacacattcaagttcatccagttaaaatttctcacttaaatcatgtcgattggtcagtcaaaaccTTAATGCAACTCtatggtcggaacataaaaattctggcagctctgcgcagttcatttgaaaaattcaccaaatattcatcctatgcccaatgaggctgaaattttcacaaaacacagaatACACTTCGAATTTCATgcagttcaaaattcacatcaaaatgaggccatttggtcggtcaaatagaaaacgaaactttctgggcgagaatacaagtttctggcagaattgcgcagtcgactacaaaaatttattaaaaattcatctgtcgtcaaaaggggctgaaatttacacaccacacagaaaacacattgatgtttactcagttaaaaattcgaacaaaataagatcctttggtcagtcaaacatacgtcggaatctactgtccgaacaccacagttttcaggtctcaaaatttcgaaattagggtttcttcctcattcaaccaaacacaatttttcatgcttcccacacacaaacatgcttcaaaaggttctcacaatcatgttctcatataaccacacatcattcaccaatgaatcattaaaactttacacatattcattcacaatcgcatattcacagtttttctcatacaaacacaaattcccaccgattaattttgcgatctgtgattcctacactcactatatgcatgaatgagTCAAGAACAatgtttcaatggagaagatgaggaaaagatttagttataccttcttgaatcgaaaaccaaacggtagaagcaaagattgatgcgattcgtcgggaactcttgaaaataaaacttcaatggatgcaagaacaaggatggaagacattttggagaggttgaagagagggaggagaggtgagccatgaaaattatgagggagaatgggggctagggtttagtttaggtgattatatagtcctaggtttaatcccattaattaattaattatggaggaataaaatagaggccaataaatataatcacacaattaaaaagaaggcaaaacttcaaaaattaggttaataaattcaataaggaatttatttggtatttacttggagagaaatagattcacaatttaggaaataagtcaatgaatattccataaactagggaacaaaataaattaaatcaccaAGTAagaaataatgagggaaggggcgaaaatcttgatggtgtgcacaaggaaataatttaaatcctcaattaaatagaatatgatttaaatttggtaatttctttatagaaaaagactctcataaaataggcagcaataaaatagatttccctcaaggaaattaagctaaaaatAAGTGTGGGacggagacacaatagaaggaaaatattcacatccccaattaatttggcttaggtattaatttggtattgaataaagggaattccacaaaataggaaacaaatatattctcctctacaaataggggggccgaaaattggcttaattagccacaatgaaataatgcaactcttaatttaattggggtgatggaacaaaatgtggcaagatttaattggatttaaaataaatgaaggaatcaacaaggtaccaatttatcaaagaaactaattcatcctcttaattcaagtagaggatatccgaaactcacaacaataataggttagagttcgagtttcatgtagcacaatttagggataatttgatttggatttaatttggatgaatatcccaaaacaattaattaaatctaagaaaatttccaataattggaggggccgacaatagccactttatttggctagaacaagatgcatgatctttatttaaattaattccccacattaaatataactagcacttcattccaatttccccatgacgatttattccacataatcaaactcaatcacgtagcaacaatttaaatttcataaatgaaattttcaatcGACATATCTTTaataaatgtcacaaaatttgggatgttacatccttcctctctaaacagaaatttcgtcccgaaatttgatcgtctcacataaacaactcgggaaacttttctttcattttatcttccaACTCCCAcatggcttcctcgggaccatggtgtttccacaacaccatCACtgacgctatcgacttgtttcgcaactcttgcaccttccgatctaggattgcgtcgggtctttcctcgtagctcatgtcgggggttgagatcacttcttcttgatgaatcacgtgcttagggtcgaacacgtacttgcgcactgcgacacatggaacacgttgtgcacgttcccaaaactgggaggtaacgccaatcggTACGCTACAGGGCCTACTTCAtcaataatctcgtacggtcctacaaaacgcggtttcagcttgcccttcactccaaacctcacaactcctttcgtcagggatactttcaagaatactttgtcaccaacatcaaatttgatttccgttcgacgcacgtcagcatacgacttctgtctatcttgagcttccttgatccttgcgcggatttggtgcacaatttcggtcatttccctTATAGCGTCGgttcctaacatcttcctctcgctaacttcatcccaatagagtggtgattgacacttcctgccatacaaagcTTCATaaggagccatatcgatcgtcgcttgatagctattgttgtaggcgaattcaaccatcGGTAGaccagtttcccaactttcccctcgatctaggacaacggctcgtaACATATCCTCAatcgtttgaatcgtcctctctgactgcccgtccgatgcgggtgataagcaatgctgaagttcagttgtgtgcccaattctcgttgcaaactcatccaaaactttgatgacaactttgtatcgcggtcggacacaatggtctttggcactccatgcaaacgtacaatctcactcacgtagagttTAGCTAACTTTTCCgctccataagtaatcttaatcggtaagaagtgcgcgttTTTGGTAAGTCGATCGATAATTACCCATATCGCTGTGTTACCcttttgtgactttggcaaacccgtcggGAAATCCAtggctagatgctcccacttccacttGGGAATTTCAAGTgtttgcaatttcccatatggccgttggtgtaaggccttcacttgttgacatgctagacatcgctccacatacgacgctacgtcccctttcattccattccaccaaaaacgttgcttcaaatctcgatacatcttcgtgcttccagggtgagcagtgtaaggcgtgtcatgcgcttcactcaaaatctcgtcttttagcgcctcatcgctcggcacacacaatcgtccatcgtacgtcaagcttctcggctctcacattcacacgtaattcttccaacttctcatcacgtcgttgggcttctatgagcttggttctcaaatctggctcaatcactagcgtcgcaattcttcctcctactgtctcgggcgctttcaatATCTCCAAACTCATTCtgtcgaattcgcgaatcaacgcttcctcttgcgttaggaaataagccaattgcggttggttcttcttactcaaagcatcggctactacgttcgccttgaccggatgatagtgaataccacagtcataatctttcacgatctctaaccaacgtcactgtcgcatgtttagctccttttgctcgaagaaatacttgagactcttgtgatccgtatatatttcgcatctcacaccatagagatgatgtctccaaattttcagtgcatgcactactgctgctagctccaagtcgtgagtcggaaaattcaattcatttggTCTCAACTGTCTGGAAGCGTATGCTATGACTTTCCCATGTTGCATCAACatgcatccaagtcctactttcgatgcatcagtatagacggcgaagtccttgtcggctgCCGGTACAGCTAGAACAGGTGTTGtagtcaacttctctttcaatagttggaaactcgcctcacacttcggcgtccaaaccacttgaattcctttcttcaacagttgtgtcgttggtctcgcgattttagagaatccctctatgaagcgtcgataatatcccgccaatcccaagaaactacggatttcactcggcgttttcggcgacttccaattttgcacggcctcgacctttgatgggtctacttgaatcccatttgccgtcacaatatgaccaagaaagttcactcgagtcaatcgaaactcacacttactaaacttggcatagagtttctcctttcgtaacgtttccaacacagtttgaagatgccatccatgttcctcctcgttcttcgagtatactaaaacatcgtcgatgaagactaacacaaacttgtcaagatactcgtggaaaactcggttcgtcaagtccatgaaaacggctggggcgttggtcagctcaaatggcatcacgacgaattcataatggccataacgagtgcgaaaagcagtcttaggcacatcctcgtgtcggacctttagttgatgatatcccgacctcaagtccattttcgaaaatacgcccgctcctcgaagttggtaacaaatcatcaatcctcggcagtgggtacttattcttcaaggtcatcttgttgagctcacgatagtcgatgcacatcctcatcgttccatcctttttcttaacgaaagaacactggcgctccccacggtgacacactaggtcgaataaaacccaagtctaacagttcttgcaactgaatcttcaattctgcctactctttaggggccattaggtatggcgcctttgatactggcgcagaccctggttccaaatcaatagtgaactctaattgtctttcgggtggcggtccaggcaaagcttccggaaacacatcgggaaaatctcgtactactgctacgtcttccactttcaaatccttcttttcctctccgttcaagtacacaagatacgtcggacgcccttttcttatcatcgtggttgcttgcaaagCGGAGATTATAGAGgctcgtcggttcatggagatcccatataagatagtcggctcattgcccggggcttgaaaagaaatctgtctctctctttacagtgaatcgttgcgtggttctcggtaagccattccattcccaaaattatgactacgttctccaaaggcataaagTACAAAAGTTAGGCAACTACTCCtaattctcctaacacaaactctatgttcgagcaagttcgcacAATATCAATTAAACTTCCACCAGGTGAAGACAACCTCAAACCCAAATCAACCTGTCTACAAACACGTCCGCATAAAGTGTATTCGAAAAGCTCACCCTCACCCATTCCTTCAAGTGTAGCAttaagaactcgaaaattgatcaagcagtcttacttaGATATGAattgattt carries:
- the LOC121781436 gene encoding uncharacterized protein LOC121781436; amino-acid sequence: MGKKKMARKQTAEKPPSTRRDETPEFQPPTEERPPNPQPQEPIPQAPVMVSLNALAAFLRQQDPNKDWAAALAGFSQVRGEGEGKASEEQKSREEEDESERTPVAEPVPKKWKGIDLNETSRKQGLMTDEEFEALFNEVTRMEDGTAKMAEGLDLASEAAGEGEETRTRNDPEGLAHQPVDEVEERQTREEEPEPVAPPVSKPKAGKRKLVLNSDPKAERPQPKRVSQRCLGKWTSSKAKANTAADAVEVSSEEEMTTPTKLGEESLSEESLLATNLEDASTATEVVTPTPSDQREETDKMAEGLDLASESVGHDEPRDDSIHIHVETQPTAQDKPSTETEKRPDQ